The Fusobacterium periodonticum 1_1_41FAA genome includes a window with the following:
- a CDS encoding cell division protein SepF, with protein MADNSNVDIVFLKPSKFEDCVICAKYIKEDKIVNMNLSQLDDKDSRRVLDYVAGAIFITKADIINVGNRIFCSVPADKSFLNETDRESVRDRDYETEEEIIRKDI; from the coding sequence ATGGCAGATAATAGTAATGTAGATATAGTTTTTCTAAAACCTTCTAAATTTGAAGATTGCGTAATTTGTGCAAAATATATAAAGGAAGATAAGATAGTTAATATGAATTTAAGTCAACTAGATGATAAAGACTCAAGAAGAGTTTTAGACTATGTTGCTGGAGCAATTTTTATTACTAAGGCCGATATTATTAATGTAGGTAATAGAATTTTTTGTTCAGTCCCTGCTGATAAGAGCTTTTTAAATGAAACAGATAGAGAAAGTGTTCGTGACCGTGACTATGAAACTGAAGAAGAAATAATCAGAAAAGATATTTAA
- a CDS encoding ABC transporter ATP-binding protein, producing MKQKSNFSFLLSYAKNEKYKLYFSAFLSICSSILMVVPYILIYNIILELLKADLDYNRIKKLAIYTAILIVVRLILFILSGVFSHVAAFSILYNIRMQAVKHLGNINLGYFREKNIGEIKKAINEDVEKLENFLAHQIPDLAGAITTPIVILVFLFFLEWRIAIFLIIPIILAILTQFAMFKGYGKRLDNYNYLLQRLTSTITQYIKGMNVFKAFNLTAHSFKKYIDVNNEYTENWHEMTDDYRAPYGIFLAVVDSALIFVIPSGGYLYLTNKINISTFLIFLLLSYTFLSSFKILMQFAGTFSFVLAGANNVRSIIEFPIQNDGKNLKNINFKEDILFSNVTFSYDKNDVLKNINLILKANTITALVGPSGSGKTTIAYLLGRFWDIQKGSIKIGDIDIKDIDINYLLSNISYVFQDIFILTDTIFENIKMGLDKTKEEVYQAAKDAEIHEFIMSLPNGYDTIIGDGYIKLSGGEKQRISIARCLLKNSPIVILDEITAYSDIENEAKIQSAIRNLLKDKTAIIIAHRLYTIKDVDNIIVLNEGKIVESGKHQDLITKENGLYKHLWEVK from the coding sequence ATGAAACAAAAGAGTAATTTTAGTTTTCTTCTTTCTTATGCAAAAAATGAAAAATATAAATTATATTTTTCTGCTTTTTTAAGTATATGTAGCTCAATACTTATGGTTGTACCTTATATACTTATATATAATATTATTTTAGAACTCTTAAAAGCAGATTTAGACTATAATAGAATAAAAAAACTGGCTATTTACACTGCAATTTTAATAGTTGTGAGATTAATATTATTTATATTATCAGGAGTTTTTTCTCATGTGGCAGCATTTAGTATTCTTTACAATATTAGAATGCAGGCAGTGAAGCATTTAGGAAATATTAATTTAGGATATTTTAGAGAAAAAAATATTGGTGAAATAAAAAAAGCTATAAATGAAGATGTTGAAAAATTAGAAAATTTTTTAGCACATCAAATTCCAGATTTAGCAGGAGCTATAACAACTCCAATAGTTATATTAGTATTTTTATTTTTCTTAGAGTGGAGAATAGCAATATTTTTAATTATTCCTATAATACTTGCTATTTTAACTCAATTTGCTATGTTTAAAGGTTATGGTAAGCGTTTAGATAACTATAATTATCTACTTCAAAGATTAACTTCCACAATAACTCAGTATATAAAGGGAATGAATGTGTTTAAAGCCTTTAATTTAACAGCACATTCTTTTAAAAAGTATATTGATGTAAATAATGAATATACAGAAAACTGGCATGAAATGACAGATGACTATAGAGCACCTTATGGAATATTTTTAGCAGTTGTAGATTCAGCATTAATTTTTGTTATTCCAAGTGGGGGCTATTTGTATTTAACTAATAAAATTAATATTTCTACATTTTTAATATTTTTACTTTTAAGTTATACATTCCTAAGTTCATTCAAAATATTAATGCAATTTGCAGGAACTTTTTCTTTTGTTTTAGCAGGAGCAAATAATGTTAGAAGTATAATTGAATTTCCTATTCAAAATGATGGAAAAAATTTAAAAAATATTAATTTTAAAGAAGATATTTTATTTAGTAATGTAACTTTTTCTTATGATAAAAATGATGTTTTAAAAAATATTAACTTAATTTTAAAAGCTAATACAATAACTGCACTTGTAGGACCATCAGGTTCTGGAAAGACAACTATTGCTTATTTATTAGGGAGATTCTGGGATATTCAAAAAGGAAGTATAAAAATTGGAGATATTGATATAAAGGATATAGATATAAATTATTTATTATCCAATATTTCCTATGTATTCCAAGATATTTTTATATTGACAGATACAATTTTTGAAAATATCAAAATGGGACTTGATAAAACAAAAGAAGAGGTATATCAAGCAGCAAAGGATGCTGAAATTCATGAATTTATTATGAGCCTACCAAATGGTTATGATACTATTATTGGTGATGGATATATAAAATTAAGTGGTGGAGAAAAACAAAGAATTTCAATAGCAAGATGCTTGCTTAAAAATAGTCCAATAGTTATTTTAGATGAAATAACAGCTTATTCTGATATAGAAAATGAAGCTAAAATACAAAGTGCTATTAGAAATTTATTAAAAGATAAAACAGCTATTATAATAGCTCACAGATTGTATACTATAAAAGATGTTGATAATATTATCGTGCTAAATGAAGGAAAAATTGTAGAAAGTGGAAAACACCAAGATTTAATCACAAAAGAAAATGGCTTATATAAACATCTTTGGGAGGTGAAATAA
- a CDS encoding N-acetylmuramoyl-L-alanine amidase, whose protein sequence is MKRILLMLFILFSATVLSKEKYVVCLDPGHQTKGNPALEEIAPNSDKKKAKVTTGTRGVVTKKYESELMLEIALKLKTSLESKGYKVIMTRTKNDVDISNKERAIFANDNKADVYIRLHADGSENKNAAGASVLTSSPKNKYTKKVQKESEEFSKILLEEYVKATGAKNRGLIYRDDLTGTNWATVPNTLIELGFMSNAEEDKKLSEKDYQDKIVKGLVNGIERYLGGK, encoded by the coding sequence ATGAAAAGAATTTTATTGATGTTATTTATACTTTTTTCTGCAACAGTTTTATCAAAAGAAAAATATGTTGTGTGCCTAGACCCTGGACATCAAACAAAAGGTAATCCAGCACTTGAAGAAATTGCACCTAATAGTGATAAGAAAAAGGCAAAGGTTACAACAGGGACTAGAGGAGTTGTTACAAAGAAATATGAATCTGAGCTTATGTTAGAAATAGCTTTAAAATTGAAAACTAGCTTAGAAAGTAAAGGTTACAAAGTTATAATGACTAGAACAAAAAATGATGTGGATATAAGCAATAAAGAAAGAGCTATATTTGCCAATGACAACAAAGCAGATGTCTATATAAGATTACATGCCGATGGTAGTGAAAATAAAAATGCAGCTGGAGCTAGTGTTTTAACTTCTTCACCTAAAAATAAATATACAAAGAAAGTTCAAAAAGAAAGTGAAGAATTCTCAAAAATATTGTTAGAAGAATATGTAAAGGCAACAGGTGCTAAAAATAGAGGCCTTATATATAGAGATGACCTAACAGGAACAAACTGGGCTACTGTACCTAATACTTTAATAGAGCTAGGATTCATGTCTAATGCTGAGGAAGATAAAAAATTATCTGAAAAAGATTATCAAGATAAAATAGTTAAAGGGCTAGTGAATGGTATAGAAAGATACTTAGGAGGTAAATAA
- the panF gene encoding sodium/pantothenate symporter: protein MDKILIIIPILLYLSAMLFIAYRVNKIKISSESFTNEYYIGGRSMGGFVLAMTIVATYVGASSFIGGPGIAYKLGLGWVLLACIQVPTAFFTLGVLGKKLSIISRKLDAITIFDVLKARYNNNFLNILSSIMLIIFFISAIVAQFIGGARLFEAVTGLSYTTGLIIFSSVVIIYTTFGGFRAVTLTDAIQAVVMFAATIVLFFVILRHGNGMENIMMKIKEIDPNLLKPDSGGDIAKPFIMSFWILVGIGILGLPATTIRCMAFKDAKAMHNAMIIGTSLVGVLVLGMHLVGVMGRAIIPDLQEVDKIIPILALKNLYPILAGVFIGGPLAAVMSTVDSLLIISSSTLIKDLYVTYLDKNASENKIKKISMWTSFLIGLLVFILSVKPISLITWINLFALGGQEIVFFCPLILGLYWKRANATGAIASIFFGIVAYLYLEITKTKIFALHNIVPGLVVALTAFIIFSLIGKKSDEKTIEVFFEY, encoded by the coding sequence ATGGATAAAATACTAATAATTATACCGATTTTACTATATTTATCTGCAATGTTATTTATTGCTTATAGAGTCAATAAAATAAAAATTAGTTCTGAAAGTTTCACTAATGAATATTATATTGGTGGAAGATCTATGGGTGGTTTCGTTCTTGCAATGACAATAGTTGCAACTTATGTTGGAGCAAGTTCTTTTATAGGTGGTCCAGGTATTGCATATAAGCTTGGTTTAGGTTGGGTTTTACTTGCTTGTATTCAAGTTCCTACAGCATTTTTTACCTTAGGAGTTCTTGGTAAGAAACTTTCTATCATCTCAAGAAAATTAGATGCAATAACAATTTTTGATGTTTTAAAAGCTAGATATAACAATAATTTCTTAAATATATTATCATCTATCATGTTAATAATTTTCTTCATAAGTGCTATTGTGGCTCAATTTATTGGTGGAGCTAGACTATTTGAAGCAGTTACAGGACTTTCATATACAACAGGACTTATAATATTCTCATCAGTTGTAATAATATATACAACTTTCGGTGGATTTAGAGCTGTAACTTTAACAGATGCTATTCAAGCAGTTGTTATGTTTGCTGCAACTATCGTTCTTTTCTTTGTTATACTAAGACATGGAAATGGTATGGAAAATATTATGATGAAGATTAAAGAGATTGATCCTAATCTTTTAAAACCTGACTCTGGTGGAGATATTGCTAAGCCATTCATTATGTCTTTCTGGATTCTAGTTGGTATAGGTATCTTAGGACTACCTGCAACAACAATAAGATGTATGGCTTTTAAAGATGCAAAAGCTATGCACAATGCTATGATAATAGGAACATCTTTAGTTGGAGTTTTAGTTTTAGGTATGCACTTAGTTGGAGTGATGGGGAGAGCTATTATTCCTGATTTACAAGAAGTGGATAAAATTATTCCTATCTTGGCTCTTAAGAATCTATATCCTATACTTGCAGGAGTCTTTATAGGTGGACCTCTTGCAGCAGTAATGTCAACTGTAGATTCTCTATTAATAATTTCATCTTCTACTTTAATAAAGGATTTATATGTTACTTACTTAGATAAAAATGCAAGTGAAAATAAGATAAAGAAAATCTCTATGTGGACTTCATTCTTAATAGGACTTTTAGTTTTCATACTTTCGGTAAAACCTATAAGTTTAATCACTTGGATAAATTTATTTGCTCTAGGTGGACAAGAAATCGTATTCTTCTGTCCTTTAATTTTAGGACTTTACTGGAAAAGAGCGAATGCAACAGGAGCTATAGCTTCAATATTCTTTGGAATCGTAGCTTACTTATATCTTGAAATAACAAAGACTAAGATTTTTGCTTTACATAATATAGTTCCAGGTCTTGTTGTTGCTCTTACAGCTTTTATAATATTCTCACTTATAGGTAAAAAATCTGATGAAAAAACAATAGAAGTATTCTTTGAATATTAA
- a CDS encoding ExbD/TolR family protein, with translation MSKYKKSRESAKLDLTPLIDVVFLLIIFFMVTTTFNNFGSVQIDLPSSTIQQTDKTKSIEIIIDKDGNYHISEDGKITQIQFSEIDSYLKTAKEATVSADKNLKYQVIMDVITKIKENGVDNLGLSFYE, from the coding sequence ATGAGCAAATACAAAAAAAGTAGAGAATCGGCTAAATTAGATTTGACTCCTCTTATAGATGTTGTATTTCTTTTAATTATATTCTTCATGGTAACAACAACATTTAATAACTTTGGTTCAGTACAAATAGATTTACCTAGCTCTACTATACAACAAACTGACAAAACTAAAAGTATTGAAATTATAATAGATAAAGATGGAAATTATCATATCTCTGAAGATGGAAAAATCACTCAAATTCAATTTTCAGAAATAGATTCTTACTTAAAAACTGCTAAAGAAGCTACTGTTTCAGCAGATAAAAATTTAAAATATCAAGTAATTATGGACGTTATAACTAAGATAAAAGAAAATGGTGTGGATAATTTAGGATTAAGTTTCTATGAATAG
- a CDS encoding energy transducer TonB — translation MKKYVLISLIVHLAILFLFATIKTDEVEKEKLVKNEVVPIAFVAKQTSNNPGAKTLDTQEREKPKEEKPKSEPKIEKKIEEKKVEEKKPVEKPIEKKAEKTEEKKIESNIPSKNEPSHSDTSSKSSSESSSTSSSDKSSNHSSDGGSPNGNSSGEDLGSNFIADGDGTYIALTSEGINYQIINEVEPDYPSQAESIGYSNQVKVTVKFLVGLKGNVEKAEIIKSHKDLGFDAEVMKAIKKWRFKPIFHKGKNIKVYFTKTFVFEPQQ, via the coding sequence ATGAAAAAATATGTTCTTATATCCCTTATAGTGCATTTAGCTATATTATTTCTTTTTGCTACCATTAAAACAGATGAAGTAGAAAAAGAAAAATTAGTTAAAAATGAAGTTGTTCCCATTGCTTTTGTTGCAAAACAAACTTCTAATAATCCTGGTGCTAAAACTCTTGATACTCAAGAAAGAGAAAAACCTAAAGAAGAAAAACCTAAGAGTGAACCTAAAATTGAGAAAAAAATAGAAGAAAAGAAAGTTGAGGAGAAAAAGCCTGTTGAAAAACCTATTGAAAAGAAGGCTGAAAAAACAGAAGAGAAGAAAATAGAAAGTAATATTCCAAGTAAAAATGAACCAAGTCATTCAGATACTTCTTCTAAATCTAGTTCAGAAAGTTCTAGTACTAGTTCTTCTGATAAGTCAAGTAATCATAGTAGTGATGGTGGCTCTCCTAATGGAAACTCTTCAGGTGAAGATTTAGGCTCAAACTTTATTGCAGATGGAGACGGAACTTATATAGCTCTTACTTCTGAAGGGATAAACTATCAAATAATCAATGAGGTAGAACCTGATTATCCTTCTCAAGCTGAATCTATAGGATATTCAAATCAAGTAAAAGTAACTGTTAAATTCTTAGTAGGATTAAAGGGTAATGTTGAAAAGGCTGAAATAATAAAATCTCATAAGGATTTGGGCTTTGATGCAGAAGTTATGAAAGCTATTAAGAAATGGAGATTTAAACCTATATTCCATAAGGGAAAAAATATAAAGGTTTATTTTACAAAGACATTTGTATTTGAACCACAACAATAA
- a CDS encoding ABC transporter substrate-binding protein, with product MKRNLFFGKILLSILLTFVFVACQKEENKEESIRTVSTVDIDSLNPYQVVSSNSDQILLNVFEGLVMPGTDGTVIPALAESYEVSEDGKTYTFTIRKGVKFHNGNDMDIKDVEFSLNYMSGKLGNAPTEALFENIEKIEVLDDSHIVIHLSEPDSSFIYYMKEAIVPDENKDHLNDTAIGTGPYKISEYQRDQKLVLSKNEEYWREKAKIPTVSILISPNSETNFLKLLSGEINFLSGIDSKRIPELDKYQILNSPSNLSLILALNPKEKPFDDIEVRKAINLAIDKNKIIQLAMNGKGSPIYTNMSPVMSKFLWAAPEEKADPQKAKQILEEKKLLPIKFTLKVPNSSKIYLDTAQSIKEQLKEVGITVDLEIIEWATWLSDVYTNRKYEASLAGLAGKMEPDAILRRYTSTYAKNFTNFNNARYDALIEEAKRTSNEAKQVENYKEAQKILAEEQAAIFLMDPNTIIATEKGLEGFEFYPLPYFNFAKLYFKK from the coding sequence ATGAAAAGAAATTTATTTTTTGGAAAAATATTATTATCAATTTTATTAACTTTTGTTTTTGTTGCTTGTCAGAAAGAAGAGAATAAAGAAGAAAGTATTAGAACAGTATCAACTGTAGATATAGATAGTTTAAATCCTTATCAAGTTGTTTCTAGTAATTCTGATCAAATTCTTTTAAATGTGTTTGAAGGATTAGTTATGCCAGGAACAGATGGAACAGTTATTCCTGCCTTGGCAGAATCTTATGAAGTTTCAGAAGATGGTAAGACATATACATTTACAATTAGAAAGGGAGTAAAATTCCACAATGGAAATGATATGGATATTAAGGACGTAGAATTTTCATTAAATTATATGTCAGGAAAGTTAGGAAATGCTCCAACAGAAGCTCTATTTGAAAATATTGAAAAAATAGAAGTATTAGATGATTCACATATTGTAATTCATCTGTCTGAACCTGACTCTAGTTTTATTTACTATATGAAAGAAGCTATAGTTCCTGATGAAAATAAAGATCATTTAAATGATACTGCAATAGGAACAGGACCATATAAAATTAGTGAATATCAAAGAGACCAAAAATTAGTTCTTAGTAAAAATGAAGAATACTGGAGAGAAAAAGCAAAAATCCCAACAGTTTCAATCTTAATAAGTCCAAATTCAGAAACAAATTTTCTTAAATTGTTATCTGGTGAAATAAATTTCTTATCAGGTATTGATTCTAAAAGAATTCCTGAATTAGATAAATATCAAATTCTTAATTCGCCTTCAAATTTATCTTTAATTTTAGCATTAAACCCTAAGGAAAAACCTTTTGATGATATTGAAGTGCGTAAAGCAATTAATCTTGCAATTGATAAAAACAAGATAATTCAATTAGCAATGAATGGTAAAGGAAGTCCTATTTATACAAATATGAGTCCTGTTATGTCAAAATTTTTATGGGCTGCTCCTGAAGAAAAAGCAGATCCTCAAAAAGCAAAACAAATTTTAGAAGAAAAGAAACTGTTACCTATAAAATTTACTTTAAAAGTTCCAAATAGCTCTAAGATTTATTTAGATACTGCTCAATCTATTAAAGAACAATTAAAAGAGGTAGGAATTACAGTTGATTTAGAAATAATTGAATGGGCAACTTGGCTTTCTGATGTGTATACTAATAGAAAATATGAGGCAAGTTTAGCAGGTTTAGCTGGAAAAATGGAACCTGATGCTATTTTAAGAAGATATACTTCTACTTATGCAAAAAACTTTACAAATTTTAATAATGCAAGATACGATGCTTTAATAGAAGAAGCTAAAAGAACTTCAAATGAAGCAAAACAAGTAGAAAACTATAAGGAAGCTCAGAAAATTTTAGCTGAAGAACAAGCAGCTATTTTCCTTATGGATCCAAATACTATAATTGCAACAGAAAAAGGATTAGAAGGATTTGAATTCTATCCATTACCATATTTTAATTTTGCAAAACTATACTTTAAAAAATAA
- a CDS encoding MotA/TolQ/ExbB proton channel family protein: protein MLHYLQVGGPILWVLTIISIAAFAVILERIAFFSRNEKAVGNTFKEEILSLVANKKIDEARNLCASKKSCVASAVKKFLEKAEKGMEVQDYEFILKEITIQETSPYESRLNLLSSIISISPMLGLLGTVTGMIKAFTNISKYGAGDAAIVADGIAEALLTTAAGLMIAIPVIVVYNYLNRRLEKMENEIDDIVTNIINIFRR from the coding sequence ATGTTACATTATTTACAAGTTGGGGGACCAATACTATGGGTATTAACTATTATTTCCATAGCTGCTTTTGCTGTTATATTGGAAAGAATAGCATTTTTTTCTAGGAATGAGAAGGCTGTAGGAAATACTTTTAAAGAGGAAATCCTTTCTTTAGTAGCCAATAAAAAAATTGATGAAGCTAGAAATCTTTGTGCTTCTAAAAAGAGCTGTGTGGCTTCTGCTGTAAAGAAATTTTTAGAAAAAGCTGAAAAAGGAATGGAAGTTCAGGACTATGAATTTATTTTAAAAGAAATCACTATTCAAGAAACTTCTCCTTATGAAAGTAGATTAAATCTTTTATCAAGTATTATCAGTATTTCACCTATGTTAGGTCTACTAGGAACAGTTACAGGTATGATTAAAGCCTTTACAAACATTTCTAAGTATGGTGCTGGAGATGCTGCTATAGTTGCTGATGGTATCGCTGAAGCTCTTTTAACAACTGCTGCAGGACTTATGATAGCTATTCCAGTTATCGTTGTCTATAACTATTTAAATAGAAGATTAGAAAAGATGGAAAATGAAATAGACGATATTGTCACAAACATAATAAATATATTTAGGAGATAA
- a CDS encoding ABC transporter permease, translating to MYYIKKIFRMLLSVFSIGTFSFLLLELIPGEPETTILGVEASAKDLENLREQLGLNLSFGTRYWNWLCGVFQGDLGISFKYKEPVFKLILERLPLTLKIAFISIFIIFLVSIPLSFFLHNTKSKRIKKIGESIFSIFISIPSFWLGIIFMYLFGIILKWTSTGYNNSWQSLILPCIVISIPKIGWISMHLYSNLYKELREDYIKYLYSNGMKKIYLNFYILKNAFLPIIPLTGMLLLELITGVVIIEQIFSIPGIGRLLVQSVLMRDIPLIQGLIFYTSTFVVLLNFVIDILYSLLDPRIQVGDQ from the coding sequence ATGTATTATATAAAAAAAATTTTTAGAATGCTTCTAAGCGTTTTTTCCATTGGAACTTTTTCTTTTTTACTTTTAGAACTGATTCCAGGGGAACCAGAAACTACTATTTTAGGAGTAGAGGCAAGTGCTAAAGATCTTGAAAATTTAAGAGAACAATTAGGATTAAATCTAAGTTTTGGAACAAGGTATTGGAATTGGCTTTGTGGAGTTTTTCAAGGTGATTTAGGGATTTCTTTCAAATACAAAGAGCCTGTGTTTAAATTAATTTTAGAAAGACTTCCCTTGACACTTAAAATTGCTTTTATTTCTATATTTATTATTTTCTTGGTATCTATACCTTTATCGTTTTTTCTACACAATACTAAGAGTAAAAGAATTAAAAAGATAGGAGAATCTATTTTTAGCATATTTATTTCTATACCTTCTTTTTGGTTAGGAATTATATTTATGTACCTATTTGGAATCATCTTAAAATGGACATCAACAGGATACAATAACTCTTGGCAGTCATTAATACTTCCATGTATAGTTATTTCAATTCCTAAAATAGGTTGGATAAGTATGCATTTATATTCAAATTTGTATAAAGAATTAAGGGAAGATTATATTAAGTATCTTTATTCTAATGGAATGAAAAAAATTTATTTAAATTTTTACATATTAAAAAATGCTTTTTTACCAATTATTCCTTTAACAGGAATGCTACTATTAGAATTAATTACTGGAGTTGTTATCATAGAACAAATTTTTTCTATCCCTGGAATTGGAAGACTTCTAGTGCAATCTGTTTTAATGAGAGATATTCCTTTAATACAAGGTTTGATTTTTTATACATCAACTTTTGTGGTTCTTTTAAATTTTGTAATAGACATACTATATTCTTTATTAGACCCAAGAATCCAAGTAGGTGATCAATAA
- a CDS encoding YhdT family protein, whose product MKISKQINKEVLITIALYLIYFVWWYYFAYEYGSDNVEEYKYILGLPEWFFYSCVIGLVLINVLVYICIKLFFKDVDFEEYNNKDKKLDK is encoded by the coding sequence ATGAAAATTTCAAAACAGATAAATAAAGAGGTTTTAATAACTATTGCTCTTTATTTAATATATTTTGTTTGGTGGTATTATTTTGCTTATGAGTATGGTTCTGATAATGTGGAAGAATATAAATATATTTTAGGTTTACCTGAATGGTTTTTCTATTCTTGTGTTATCGGATTAGTGCTTATAAATGTTTTGGTCTATATTTGTATAAAACTTTTCTTCAAAGATGTAGATTTTGAAGAATATAATAATAAAGACAAAAAATTAGATAAGTAG
- the deoD gene encoding purine-nucleoside phosphorylase codes for MSVHIAAKNSEIADTVLLPGDPKRAKWIAENFLENAVCYTDIRGMLGFTGTYKGKRISVQGTGMGIPSISIYITELMKDYGVKTLIRVGSAGSYQEEVKIRDIVVALSTSTDSNINNRRFKGASFAPTVNFDLLSKVLKTAEEKNIKIKAGNILTSDEFYNDDPSYFKKWAEFGVLAVEMETAALYTLASKYKAKALSILTISDSLVSPEITSSEEREKTFNEMIELALETAIK; via the coding sequence ATGAGTGTACATATAGCAGCAAAAAATAGTGAAATAGCAGATACTGTATTATTGCCAGGTGATCCTAAAAGAGCAAAATGGATAGCAGAAAACTTTTTAGAAAATGCAGTTTGCTATACAGATATTAGAGGAATGTTAGGATTTACAGGAACTTATAAAGGAAAAAGAATTTCTGTTCAAGGAACAGGTATGGGTATTCCTTCTATATCTATTTATATAACTGAACTTATGAAAGATTATGGAGTTAAAACTCTAATAAGAGTTGGTTCAGCAGGCTCTTATCAAGAAGAGGTTAAAATTCGTGATATAGTTGTAGCACTGTCTACTTCAACAGATTCAAATATAAATAATAGAAGATTTAAAGGGGCTTCTTTTGCTCCTACAGTAAACTTTGATTTACTATCTAAAGTTTTAAAAACAGCTGAAGAGAAAAATATAAAAATAAAGGCTGGAAATATTTTAACAAGTGATGAATTCTATAATGATGACCCTAGTTATTTTAAGAAGTGGGCTGAGTTTGGAGTTCTTGCAGTTGAAATGGAAACAGCAGCACTATATACTTTAGCAAGTAAATATAAGGCAAAAGCTCTTTCAATATTAACTATTTCAGATTCTTTGGTTAGTCCTGAAATAACAAGCTCTGAAGAAAGAGAAAAAACATTCAATGAAATGATTGAGCTTGCTCTTGAAACTGCAATAAAATAA